From a single Fulvivirga ulvae genomic region:
- a CDS encoding PaaI family thioesterase yields the protein MIKTLNPEYKSRVETYLQKQHFMKHIDFTLDIIEEGRTEGWLDIEEIHKQQKGFVHGGVIATLADITAGFAAYTLVPEDHHVVTGEIKVSYFNPGVGQKLHAKGWVIKQGRKMNFCEAEVWCINGETKTMIAKATTTMVTIFPEDIPS from the coding sequence ATGATCAAAACGCTTAATCCGGAATATAAAAGCCGAGTGGAAACTTACCTTCAAAAGCAGCACTTTATGAAGCATATTGACTTTACCCTTGATATTATTGAAGAGGGCCGTACCGAAGGCTGGCTGGATATAGAAGAGATACATAAGCAACAAAAGGGGTTTGTACATGGCGGTGTAATAGCCACACTGGCTGATATAACTGCCGGTTTTGCAGCCTATACACTCGTACCTGAAGATCACCATGTAGTAACCGGGGAGATAAAAGTCTCTTACTTCAATCCGGGTGTAGGCCAAAAGTTACATGCTAAAGGATGGGTAATTAAACAGGGACGGAAAATGAATTTTTGTGAGGCGGAAGTATGGTGCATTAACGGAGAAACCAAGACGATGATAGCCAAAGCCACAACAACCATGGTCACTATTTTTCCTGAAGACATACCCAGCTAA
- a CDS encoding NUDIX domain-containing protein, with amino-acid sequence MNEEIKNTYGNKVRVRVCGICIKNNDLLLVKHSGLNEEEALWIPPGGGVEPGETAEVALKREFMEETGLEVDVREFLFINEFLKPPLHAMELFFRVDILDGRLIQGIDPELNTRNQIIKKVEFVPFPKLAVMGNEILHNTLHSVESQESLLNMRGYFKFCQ; translated from the coding sequence ATGAACGAGGAGATTAAAAATACCTATGGAAACAAAGTGAGGGTGAGGGTTTGTGGTATTTGCATAAAAAACAATGACCTGTTACTGGTAAAGCATAGCGGACTTAACGAAGAGGAAGCACTTTGGATACCTCCGGGAGGAGGAGTAGAACCGGGAGAAACAGCAGAAGTGGCTCTTAAAAGGGAGTTTATGGAAGAGACCGGACTTGAAGTCGATGTCCGGGAATTTCTTTTCATCAACGAGTTTCTGAAGCCACCACTCCATGCCATGGAGCTCTTTTTCAGGGTTGATATTCTGGACGGAAGATTAATCCAAGGGATTGACCCTGAGCTCAATACCAGAAATCAAATTATAAAAAAGGTAGAGTTTGTGCCTTTTCCGAAATTAGCGGTTATGGGAAATGAAATCTTACATAATACGTTACATTCCGTCGAGAGTCAGGAATCGTTATTAAATATGAGAGGCTATTTTAAATTTTGCCAATAA